One window of Atribacter laminatus genomic DNA carries:
- a CDS encoding sugar phosphate isomerase/epimerase family protein → MDWPIVVGLVNYQGYGIDQVFRNLYGLGAEYVEVDYIKTPLGVVNEYGLTHLNESDLQKPKDFFQLLNQYQLKALTFSGHVKLSIEEDVELFLKKMEFAKKIGVKYITTGEGPAEKRQEIFKHIRWIEKKARELDLLVCLETEMSNTLITRGTEGIPIINEIASPYIKMTYDTGNIYYAQKGNIDIIEDLRSAIDYIEVIHFKDPYIIDGTIQFGEIGKGEINFFELAKIMKAKGRIIPITIEIPYFFQSNQWGPFEVSEKILPIEDVNRLLSKSIGFIQDLFKE, encoded by the coding sequence ATGGACTGGCCAATAGTGGTTGGATTAGTGAATTATCAAGGATACGGTATTGATCAGGTTTTTAGAAATTTGTATGGTCTTGGTGCTGAGTATGTTGAAGTTGATTATATTAAAACACCCTTGGGAGTTGTCAATGAGTATGGCCTTACTCATTTAAACGAAAGCGATCTTCAAAAACCAAAGGATTTTTTTCAACTACTGAATCAGTATCAACTCAAAGCTCTCACCTTCAGTGGGCATGTAAAATTATCCATAGAAGAAGATGTGGAATTATTTCTCAAAAAAATGGAATTTGCCAAGAAAATTGGAGTGAAATACATTACCACTGGAGAAGGTCCAGCTGAAAAAAGACAAGAAATTTTTAAGCATATCCGGTGGATTGAAAAGAAAGCGCGAGAACTGGATTTATTGGTTTGTCTTGAAACCGAAATGTCCAATACCTTGATTACTCGAGGTACTGAAGGGATTCCGATTATTAATGAAATAGCCTCACCCTATATTAAAATGACTTATGACACTGGGAATATTTACTACGCTCAGAAAGGAAATATTGATATAATCGAAGATTTAAGGAGTGCTATTGATTACATCGAGGTCATTCATTTTAAAGATCCATATATTATTGATGGAACAATCCAGTTTGGTGAGATAGGAAAAGGAGAAATCAACTTTTTCGAGTTGGCAAAAATAATGAAGGCAAAGGGTCGGATAATACCGATCACTATTGAAATTCCCTATTTTTTCCAAAGTAATCAATGGGGTCCATTTGAAGTATCAGAAAAAATTCTTCCGATTGAGGATGTTAATCGTTTATTAAGCAAGTCAATAGGTTTTATTCAGGATCTATTTAAGGAGTAA
- a CDS encoding sugar phosphate isomerase/epimerase family protein, translating to MTLQFATITGFFGQLKDRFKFYHETKILEEKLSLISQVEGNQGVELIYPYDFKDKYQTKTQLEKNRLIGAAVNVDIKGEMVWNQRSLTALSAETRKKAFDYIAQGAEMSRFLGANLVTVCPLQDGYDYHFEVNYERSWQYLIDGLKEVAQSYPDVKISIEYKFQEPLSHYLVGTAFNALYVCLKANVPNLGVTLDFGHALQAGENPAETMTILARENKLFHVHINDNDGKWDWDLISGSRNLMSYLEFLYIMKKIDYRGWIALDVTPRHRNPIEIFSTSIYITKKLAKLAERLDEFPLQESMEKDSPQLIIRKIYDELIK from the coding sequence ATGACATTACAATTTGCAACTATTACAGGTTTTTTTGGACAACTCAAAGATCGTTTTAAATTTTACCATGAGACAAAAATTTTGGAAGAAAAGTTGAGCTTAATCAGCCAGGTGGAAGGAAATCAGGGAGTTGAACTGATCTATCCTTATGATTTTAAAGATAAATATCAGACTAAAACTCAGCTTGAAAAAAATAGATTAATTGGAGCAGCGGTTAATGTCGACATTAAAGGCGAGATGGTCTGGAATCAACGATCTCTTACTGCGCTCTCAGCAGAGACACGGAAGAAGGCTTTCGATTATATTGCTCAAGGAGCTGAAATGTCTCGTTTTTTGGGTGCAAATTTAGTCACTGTTTGTCCCCTTCAAGATGGTTATGACTATCACTTTGAAGTTAATTATGAAAGAAGTTGGCAGTATCTTATTGATGGATTAAAAGAAGTAGCCCAATCTTATCCCGATGTAAAAATAAGTATAGAGTATAAATTCCAAGAACCACTCTCCCATTATTTGGTGGGCACAGCTTTCAATGCTCTTTATGTTTGTCTCAAGGCTAATGTTCCTAACCTGGGCGTGACTCTCGATTTTGGACATGCCTTGCAGGCGGGAGAAAATCCGGCTGAAACCATGACAATCTTAGCACGAGAAAATAAACTGTTTCATGTCCATATTAATGATAATGATGGGAAGTGGGACTGGGACCTCATATCCGGGAGTAGGAATTTAATGTCCTATCTTGAATTTCTTTACATAATGAAAAAAATTGATTATCGAGGATGGATTGCTTTAGATGTCACTCCAAGACACCGTAATCCAATTGAAATATTTTCTACGAGCATTTATATCACCAAAAAATTAGCCAAGCTGGCTGAGAGGTTAGATGAATTTCCGCTCCAAGAATCGATGGAAAAGGATTCTCCCCAACTGATTATCAGAAAAATTTATGATGAACTTATTAAATGA
- a CDS encoding electron transfer flavoprotein subunit alpha/FixB family protein — translation MNHHLLIIGEIHRGKVEPTTFEILGAAQQLRNKGVEKVGVFFGSGKINIEELQKPLQFGANYVYGIKNPIFDELAFHQSTQFIINVIQKFKPTIILAAATTRGTTLMPYLAAKLHTGLTADCTGFDIDSEDGSLLQIRPAIGGNIMATIKTRTFPQMATVRPNTFKPIQSEYPDSTLVIEEDSTTYSSGFIKNEFIEEDHNLDIAKAKILCSGGRGLKNATNFSHLEELAQCLKGCVGGSRVAVEQGWTSFPHQVGLSGKTVSPEFYLAFGISGAIQHLAGMQTSRYIIAINRDPEAQIFHLADFGIVGDVLEILPQVIRILKQRKNK, via the coding sequence ATGAATCACCATTTGCTGATAATAGGTGAAATTCACCGAGGGAAAGTCGAACCGACTACATTTGAAATATTGGGAGCGGCACAACAACTTCGCAATAAAGGCGTTGAAAAGGTTGGCGTTTTTTTTGGATCTGGAAAGATTAATATAGAAGAATTACAAAAACCGCTTCAGTTTGGAGCAAATTATGTTTACGGGATTAAAAATCCTATATTCGATGAGTTAGCCTTTCACCAGTCAACTCAATTCATTATAAATGTGATTCAAAAATTTAAACCAACCATCATTCTGGCAGCAGCTACCACCCGGGGAACTACCCTCATGCCCTATCTAGCAGCCAAACTCCATACTGGCTTAACCGCCGATTGTACCGGTTTTGATATCGATTCCGAAGATGGATCACTATTGCAAATCCGACCGGCTATTGGTGGAAACATTATGGCAACTATAAAAACCAGAACCTTTCCCCAAATGGCGACAGTTCGTCCCAATACTTTTAAACCAATTCAGAGTGAATATCCTGATTCAACTCTTGTGATTGAGGAAGATAGTACAACCTACTCCAGTGGATTCATAAAAAATGAATTTATCGAGGAAGATCATAATCTTGATATTGCCAAAGCGAAAATCCTGTGTAGTGGTGGTCGGGGATTAAAAAATGCTACTAACTTTTCTCACCTTGAAGAATTAGCGCAATGTTTAAAAGGTTGCGTGGGTGGAAGTCGAGTGGCGGTAGAGCAAGGATGGACCTCTTTCCCCCATCAAGTAGGTTTGAGCGGGAAAACCGTATCACCTGAATTTTATCTTGCTTTTGGAATATCAGGAGCGATTCAGCATTTAGCTGGGATGCAAACCTCTCGTTATATCATCGCTATCAACCGGGACCCAGAAGCCCAAATCTTTCATCTTGCCGACTTTGGTATTGTTGGAGATGTATTGGAAATTCTCCCGCAAGTCATTCGAATATTAAAACAAAGGAAAAATAAATGA
- a CDS encoding FAD-binding oxidoreductase encodes MNQFKPIDDRDIQYFKTIIGEQFVSGDPEVLKNYSKDETPDETLRLLPEVVIKPKTTEEIQQIARYCFEKNIAITPRGAGSGLSGGSIPAYGGAVLSLERMNRILEIDTENLMVVVEPGVITNDINRQLKSYSLFYAGYPMSLETCQIGGNVAENAGGGKAVKYGVTGNYVRGVEFVTATGEMVHFGGKVYKDVSSYDIVHLMVGSEGTLGIITKIYLKIIPLPKERIVLLAPFDDVNQALRLPVILLKEMKILPTSLEFMNHESLCFAYKYCNRSYPFPDAKSHVLIEIDGDDEERVFSLSEKIGNRLFDVGAKEIYMADNSILIEEIWKMRRAVPEAIHLALPVEMNEDISLPIQEIGNILLVIDDLSQHYHLFSPVYGHIGDGNLHVTLAPKQIEHWKKDEPIIRKMFYEKVKELGGVLSGEHGIGLKRRNYLSQFYSPEEIRLMRNIKKAFDPKGILNPGKIFPDQE; translated from the coding sequence ATGAATCAGTTTAAACCGATCGATGATCGGGATATTCAATATTTTAAGACTATTATTGGTGAACAATTCGTTTCTGGAGATCCAGAAGTCCTTAAAAACTACTCAAAGGATGAGACTCCTGATGAAACCCTGCGATTGTTGCCCGAAGTGGTTATAAAACCAAAAACAACCGAAGAAATCCAACAAATAGCCCGGTATTGTTTTGAAAAAAATATAGCGATAACACCACGAGGAGCAGGCAGTGGACTTTCAGGGGGATCGATACCGGCTTATGGTGGTGCTGTCTTGTCTTTGGAAAGAATGAACCGGATTTTGGAAATCGATACTGAAAATTTGATGGTGGTTGTCGAACCAGGAGTTATAACCAATGACATTAACCGTCAGTTAAAAAGCTACAGTCTTTTTTACGCCGGCTATCCAATGAGTCTGGAAACTTGTCAGATCGGAGGAAATGTTGCCGAAAATGCTGGAGGTGGAAAGGCGGTTAAGTATGGTGTTACCGGTAATTATGTTCGAGGAGTGGAGTTTGTCACTGCAACGGGAGAAATGGTTCATTTCGGGGGGAAAGTTTATAAAGATGTTTCCTCTTATGATATCGTTCATCTCATGGTAGGATCAGAAGGAACACTTGGAATCATAACCAAAATTTATCTCAAGATTATTCCCCTTCCCAAGGAAAGAATTGTTTTGCTGGCTCCCTTTGATGATGTAAACCAAGCTTTGCGACTGCCAGTGATTTTACTGAAAGAAATGAAGATATTGCCCACTTCCCTGGAATTCATGAACCATGAAAGCTTATGTTTTGCTTATAAATATTGTAACCGCTCCTATCCCTTTCCAGATGCAAAATCACATGTATTGATTGAGATAGATGGAGATGATGAAGAGAGAGTATTTTCGCTATCGGAAAAAATAGGGAATCGCTTATTTGATGTGGGGGCGAAAGAAATCTATATGGCCGATAATTCGATTTTAATCGAAGAAATATGGAAAATGCGACGGGCAGTACCGGAAGCCATTCATCTTGCCCTCCCAGTGGAAATGAACGAGGATATATCACTTCCGATTCAAGAAATTGGTAACATTCTCCTTGTTATTGATGATTTGAGCCAACACTATCATTTATTTTCCCCGGTATATGGACATATTGGAGATGGGAATTTACACGTTACTTTGGCACCAAAACAAATTGAACACTGGAAGAAAGATGAGCCAATTATTCGCAAAATGTTTTATGAAAAAGTAAAAGAATTGGGAGGAGTTTTGAGTGGGGAACATGGAATTGGATTAAAAAGAAGAAACTATCTCTCTCAATTTTATTCGCCGGAAGAAATAAGGTTGATGAGAAATATTAAAAAAGCTTTTGATCCAAAAGGAATTCTTAACCCCGGGAAAATCTTCCCTGACCAGGAATAG
- a CDS encoding ABC transporter ATP-binding protein, which yields MIDPRASKPGFYSGPRQPGRPMSGMGGHGPHQIPGPVSKPKDTRKTIKQLWIYLKDHRVTLIFIFISVVISSLLNLIGPYLIGKAIDDFIIPGDFIGLMRIALMMVSIYALVSLFTYIQNRLMIQIAQKTVFNLRKNLFSRLQHLPIKFFDNHLHGDLMSRLTNDIDLISNALSSSIVQVFTSIISLIGTVIMMLWLSPTLTMVSVTVVPLMFLFTRMIASRTRESFLQQQSQLGDLNGLIEENISGQKVVKIFNRESQEIDEFEKQNSALRGIAIRAQIYSGILPPLMNLLNNFGFAVVAGVGGYMAIRQTITIGIIASFITYSRHFARPLNELANQFNLIQSGLSSAERVFEVMDEPPEMADLPNAAGTEAVRGEVEFSKVSFGYKPEEPVLKNINFHIFPGQTVAIVGPTGAGKTTMVNLLTRFYDVDSGTILIDGIDIRNIKRSTLRSLLGIVLQDTYLFAESVRDNIRYGYLEASDEEIENVARLANAEQFIRHLPNGYDTILTEDGSDLSQGQRQLIAISRVLLANPSILILDEATSNIDTRTEKYVQKAMLNLMKGRTSLVIAHRLSTIRNADSILVINKGEIVEQGNHQQLLDKKGFYYDLYMSQFNSKSIQNLEI from the coding sequence ATGATTGATCCGAGAGCTTCAAAGCCTGGATTTTATTCAGGACCTCGACAACCAGGTCGCCCCATGAGTGGAATGGGAGGACATGGTCCTCATCAAATACCGGGACCGGTTTCAAAGCCAAAAGATACCAGGAAAACCATAAAGCAATTATGGATTTATTTAAAAGACCATCGTGTTACCCTTATCTTTATTTTTATATCGGTGGTAATATCTTCGCTATTGAATTTGATTGGACCTTATTTAATTGGGAAAGCCATTGATGATTTTATAATCCCAGGTGATTTTATAGGTTTAATGAGGATAGCTTTGATGATGGTTAGTATTTATGCCCTGGTTTCACTTTTTACCTATATACAAAATCGTCTTATGATTCAGATTGCCCAAAAAACAGTGTTTAACTTGAGAAAGAATTTGTTTTCCCGGCTACAGCATCTTCCGATAAAATTTTTTGATAACCACCTGCACGGGGATTTAATGAGTCGTTTAACTAATGATATTGATTTGATCAGTAATGCTCTCAGCTCAAGTATTGTACAGGTTTTTACCAGTATTATTTCTCTGATTGGTACAGTTATTATGATGCTCTGGCTCAGCCCTACGCTAACCATGGTTAGCGTAACTGTTGTTCCCTTAATGTTTTTATTCACCCGGATGATTGCCAGTCGAACTCGTGAATCCTTTCTTCAGCAACAATCACAATTAGGCGATTTGAATGGTTTAATTGAAGAGAATATTTCTGGGCAAAAGGTGGTGAAAATCTTTAATCGTGAAAGCCAAGAGATTGATGAATTTGAAAAACAAAATTCTGCCTTAAGAGGGATTGCTATCCGTGCTCAAATTTATTCAGGCATTCTCCCTCCCTTAATGAATTTGTTAAATAATTTTGGTTTTGCCGTTGTGGCAGGAGTAGGTGGATATATGGCAATTCGCCAAACCATAACCATAGGTATTATCGCTAGCTTTATAACCTATTCACGCCATTTTGCCCGTCCTTTGAATGAATTAGCCAATCAGTTTAATTTAATTCAATCGGGATTATCAAGTGCTGAACGAGTTTTTGAAGTTATGGATGAACCACCCGAAATGGCTGACTTGCCTAATGCTGCTGGGACTGAAGCTGTTCGGGGAGAGGTTGAGTTTAGCAAGGTGAGTTTCGGTTATAAACCGGAAGAACCAGTTTTAAAAAATATCAATTTCCATATTTTCCCTGGTCAAACTGTTGCTATAGTCGGGCCAACCGGAGCGGGAAAAACAACTATGGTTAATCTTTTAACTCGTTTTTACGACGTCGATTCCGGTACTATATTGATTGATGGGATTGATATTCGTAATATTAAGCGTTCTACTTTACGATCGTTGTTAGGTATTGTCTTGCAGGATACTTATCTTTTTGCCGAATCAGTAAGGGATAATATTCGCTATGGGTATCTTGAAGCCTCCGATGAAGAAATTGAAAATGTCGCACGTCTGGCTAACGCTGAACAGTTTATCCGACATTTACCAAACGGTTATGATACTATCCTGACTGAAGATGGGAGTGATCTCAGCCAGGGACAAAGACAGCTAATTGCCATTTCTCGAGTTTTGCTGGCAAATCCTTCAATTTTGATTTTGGATGAGGCTACCAGCAACATTGATACCCGAACGGAAAAATACGTTCAAAAAGCTATGCTTAATCTTATGAAGGGAAGAACCAGTTTGGTAATCGCTCACCGATTAAGTACTATACGAAATGCCGATTCGATTCTGGTTATCAATAAAGGAGAAATTGTTGAGCAGGGAAATCACCAACAATTATTGGATAAAAAAGGATTTTATTACGACTTGTATATGAGCCAGTTTAACTCCAAATCCATCCAAAACTTGGAGATTTAG
- a CDS encoding ABC transporter ATP-binding protein, which yields MGKLLSYLKPYWKFVVLAPLLMVVEVIVDLLQPTLLAKIVDVGIAGQDLTFVMRTGLLMIGIAVIGMLGGAGCTVAASIASQNFGTDLRSDLFKKIQSFSYADLEKFKISTLITRLTNDIAQVQMLVLMSLRIMVRAPLLGVGGIIMAISINARLAMILFASVPALLLILYFVIQKSFPLFTTVQKKLDRVNAVMRENLSGVRLIKVFNRSDYEKKRFSVANKELMNTTIKAFKLVISIMPVMMLIMNLSLVAVIWFGGIQVSGGTMKVGEIMAFINYFMQILFSLMMVSAIFIFITRANASAERIHEVLSIVPQIQNPSQPDSTPIKKGIVEFEKVTFQFGEDGEEPALKDISFVAQPGETIAILGRTGSGKSTLMNLIPRLYDVNKGRVKIDERDVRVFDFETLRSSIGIVPQDTILFSGTIKENIKWGNPQASDQEVIAAAKIAQADQFIIQFPEGYNTLINQRGTNLSGGQKQRIAIARAIVKEPAILILDDSTSAVDLATEKKILSALKKTLVDTTIFIVAQRISTVLDADCILLLDNGQIVGQGNHSQLMMNNSIYQEIYQSQLGEGVTIYD from the coding sequence TTGGGCAAGCTGTTATCCTATTTAAAGCCTTATTGGAAGTTTGTGGTTTTGGCACCACTATTAATGGTAGTTGAAGTCATAGTCGACCTTCTTCAGCCAACTTTATTAGCAAAGATTGTGGATGTTGGGATTGCCGGTCAAGATTTAACCTTTGTTATGAGAACCGGCCTTTTAATGATTGGCATAGCCGTTATTGGTATGTTAGGAGGAGCGGGCTGTACAGTTGCGGCCAGTATTGCCAGTCAGAACTTTGGGACCGACCTTCGGTCTGACCTCTTCAAAAAAATCCAAAGCTTTTCTTATGCAGACCTTGAAAAGTTTAAGATTTCAACTTTAATTACCCGTCTTACCAATGATATAGCCCAAGTGCAAATGTTAGTCCTCATGTCATTAAGGATTATGGTAAGAGCTCCGCTTTTAGGTGTAGGGGGAATTATCATGGCTATCTCAATTAACGCTCGGTTAGCCATGATTCTCTTCGCATCTGTACCCGCACTTTTACTGATCCTATATTTTGTTATTCAAAAAAGTTTTCCTTTATTTACTACAGTTCAAAAGAAGTTGGATCGAGTAAATGCGGTAATGAGAGAGAATTTATCAGGTGTTCGTTTGATAAAAGTCTTTAATCGTTCAGATTACGAAAAAAAACGGTTTTCTGTAGCCAACAAAGAATTAATGAACACCACAATAAAAGCTTTTAAATTAGTCATATCAATAATGCCGGTTATGATGTTAATTATGAATTTAAGCTTGGTGGCAGTGATTTGGTTTGGTGGTATACAGGTCAGTGGTGGAACGATGAAAGTTGGAGAGATCATGGCTTTTATTAATTATTTTATGCAAATTCTTTTCTCGCTGATGATGGTGAGCGCAATATTTATATTCATAACTAGAGCAAATGCATCTGCAGAACGTATTCATGAGGTTTTATCCATTGTTCCCCAAATTCAGAACCCATCCCAACCTGACTCAACTCCAATAAAAAAGGGAATAGTTGAATTTGAAAAGGTTACCTTTCAATTTGGAGAAGACGGGGAAGAACCGGCTTTGAAAGATATTTCCTTTGTTGCTCAACCTGGGGAAACCATTGCTATATTAGGAAGAACTGGATCGGGGAAATCAACTCTTATGAACTTAATTCCTCGACTCTATGATGTAAATAAAGGAAGAGTTAAGATTGATGAAAGAGATGTCCGGGTTTTCGATTTCGAAACTTTAAGATCGTCTATTGGTATCGTTCCACAAGATACTATCCTTTTTTCCGGGACCATAAAAGAAAATATTAAATGGGGGAATCCCCAGGCATCTGATCAAGAAGTTATTGCTGCTGCAAAAATTGCCCAAGCCGATCAATTTATCATCCAATTTCCTGAAGGCTATAATACACTAATTAATCAAAGAGGGACTAACCTCTCTGGTGGCCAAAAACAACGAATTGCTATTGCCCGGGCGATTGTAAAGGAGCCGGCCATATTAATACTTGATGATAGTACCAGTGCTGTCGATTTGGCAACGGAAAAAAAGATCCTATCGGCTTTAAAGAAAACTTTGGTTGACACCACAATTTTTATTGTTGCCCAGAGAATTAGCACTGTTTTAGATGCCGATTGTATTTTACTTTTAGACAATGGGCAGATTGTTGGACAAGGAAATCATTCCCAGCTTATGATGAATAATTCTATCTACCAGGAGATATATCAATCTCAACTGGGAGAAGGGGTGACAATTTATGATTGA
- a CDS encoding electron transfer flavoprotein subunit beta/FixA family protein: protein MEIIVLIKQVPEIGEAKIDPKTGTLNRKGISLTINPIDLNAIELALQIKEEQGGKIRAITMGPESAEKALREALALGCDEAFLLTGQEFAASDTYATAYALAQLVTFLKPWEVIITGEKAIDGDTGQVGPAVASFLNIPILTYAIQCQLVNRSLFLIERTIESGVQRITLPPPFLITVTKGMNAPRFPTLRGKIFARQQEIQKFNAQSLGISVDSIGLSGSPTRVVKVENFKIERKGKILKDMDPVLMADQLVQFLVERGACK, encoded by the coding sequence ATGGAAATAATTGTATTGATAAAGCAAGTACCAGAAATTGGAGAGGCAAAGATTGATCCGAAGACTGGAACCTTGAATCGGAAAGGGATATCACTTACCATTAATCCAATTGATTTGAATGCCATTGAATTGGCTCTTCAGATAAAAGAAGAGCAAGGTGGCAAGATACGAGCAATAACTATGGGACCAGAATCAGCCGAGAAAGCTTTACGAGAAGCGTTAGCTCTAGGATGCGATGAGGCTTTTCTTCTCACCGGTCAGGAATTTGCAGCCTCCGACACTTATGCGACTGCTTATGCCTTAGCTCAATTAGTTACTTTTTTAAAACCTTGGGAAGTTATCATTACCGGAGAAAAAGCCATTGATGGTGATACTGGCCAGGTTGGCCCGGCTGTAGCATCGTTTTTAAATATTCCCATTCTCACCTATGCCATTCAGTGTCAATTGGTTAATCGCTCTCTTTTTTTAATCGAAAGAACCATTGAATCCGGAGTTCAAAGAATCACGTTACCTCCTCCTTTTTTGATTACCGTTACCAAAGGGATGAATGCCCCACGATTTCCCACACTGAGAGGAAAAATATTCGCCCGGCAACAAGAAATTCAAAAATTCAATGCTCAGTCTCTGGGCATTTCTGTTGATTCGATAGGGTTATCAGGTTCACCCACCCGAGTTGTGAAAGTTGAAAACTTTAAAATTGAACGAAAGGGAAAGATTTTAAAAGATATGGATCCAGTGCTTATGGCAGATCAATTGGTTCAGTTTTTAGTTGAACGAGGAGCTTGTAAATGA
- a CDS encoding cupin domain-containing protein — translation MKIKKSHELNGIQVSKPFSREVRVIFSPDVDEGCGCNLIRATIYPFSKTDYRPRDRVEIVFIVSGKGIFVCNDKKYPIESETALYIEKGDKIQIINTESQNLNLISFYTNPYNSYDLYQKLLSAAERAQREVD, via the coding sequence ATGAAAATCAAAAAAAGCCATGAACTGAATGGAATACAAGTTTCTAAACCCTTTAGCAGAGAAGTCCGAGTGATATTTTCACCAGATGTTGATGAAGGGTGTGGATGTAATCTCATTCGAGCGACCATTTATCCTTTCAGCAAAACTGATTATCGTCCGAGGGATCGAGTTGAAATTGTCTTTATTGTATCGGGGAAGGGGATATTTGTTTGTAACGATAAGAAATATCCCATCGAGAGTGAAACAGCACTCTACATCGAAAAGGGCGATAAGATACAGATAATCAATACCGAAAGCCAAAATCTCAATCTGATTTCTTTCTATACCAACCCCTATAATTCCTATGACCTTTATCAAAAACTTCTTAGTGCTGCTGAAAGAGCTCAAAGAGAAGTTGATTAA